The following are encoded in a window of Wolbachia endosymbiont (group B) of Hofmannophila pseudospretella genomic DNA:
- a CDS encoding IS5 family transposase (programmed frameshift) has translation MRSLYPSDISREKFEIIVADLESCRKRTKPRTLDLYHVFCGVLYVLKSGCQWRMLPKEFPKWRNCYDYFKKWSEKADANKESVLELVLKKIVGVVRQNNGRKEKTSFCIIDAQSVKNADTAEEKGYDAGKKVSGIKRHIAVDTQGLPHAIYITTAEITDRSSAVRMVKNAKENLSEVKNILVDAGYTGENFATQIKATIGATVEVIKRNELHTFVVLPKRWVVERSFAWLQKCRRLWKNCERKLNTSLQMVVLAFAALLLKRL, from the exons ATGCGAAGTTTATATCCAAGTGATATAAGTCGAGAAAAGTTTGAGATTATTGTAGCAGATCTGGAGTCTTGCAGGAAGAGGACAAAGCCAAGAACACTTGATTTATATCATGTATTTTGTGGAGTGTTATACGTCTTAAAAAGTGGCTGCCAGTGGAGAATGTTACCAAAAGAGTTTCCAAAATGGCGGAATTGTTACGACTATTTTAAGAAGTGGAGTGAAAAAGCAGATGCAAATAAAGAAAGTGTTCTGGAGCTGGTATTA AAAAAAATAGTTGGCGTGGTCCGACAAAACAATGGTCGGAAAGAAAAAACCAGCTTCTGCATAATTGATGCACAAAGCGTAAAAAATGCAGATACTGCTGAAGAAAAAGGCTATGATGCAGGCAAAAAGGTTTCAGGAATAAAACGCCATATTGCGGTAGATACACAAGGTTTACCCCACGCAATTTATATAACAACGGCAGAAATAACTGATCGTAGTAGCGCTGTGAGAATGGTTAAAAATGCTAAAGAAAACCTATCTGAAGTTAAAAATATACTAGTTGATGCTGGCTACACAGGAGAAAATTTTGCAACACAAATAAAAGCAACTATTGGCGCTACCGTTGAAGTAATAAAGCGAAACGAATTACACACCTTTGTCGTATTGCCGAAAAGATGGGTTGTTGAGAGATCTTTTGCTTGGTTGCAAAAATGTAGGCGATTGTGGAAAAATTGCGAGCGGAAACTCAACACTAGCCTGCAAATGGTCGTTCTTGCTTTCGCTGCTTTGCTTCTGAAAAGATTATGA
- a CDS encoding GPW/gp25 family protein, which yields MEGMDSKTGKELEGIEHLKQSIIDILTTPINSRIMRRDYGSRLFELVDKPISRDLTLEIYAATAEALGKWEKRFKLEKVKITEVKEGKVIPIPTI from the coding sequence ATGGAAGGGATGGACTCCAAAACAGGAAAAGAATTAGAAGGAATAGAACATCTGAAACAATCAATAATTGATATACTGACCACTCCTATTAACAGTAGGATAATGAGAAGGGATTATGGGTCTAGACTATTTGAATTAGTGGATAAACCAATCAGTAGAGATTTAACACTTGAGATATATGCAGCAACAGCAGAAGCTTTAGGGAAATGGGAAAAAAGATTTAAATTAGAAAAAGTAAAAATAACAGAGGTGAAAGAAGGAAAAGTAATACCAATTCCCACTATATAA
- a CDS encoding PAAR domain-containing protein — MNKSVVRVGDYCVEVTPHFCISGSNNVSVNGKPMCRQGDKFSEGRALTEGSKTVFANGFGAGRVGDIVSCGFKVIKGSENVFAG; from the coding sequence ATGAATAAATCGGTTGTACGAGTAGGAGATTATTGTGTAGAAGTAACACCGCATTTTTGCATTAGTGGGAGTAACAATGTTTCTGTAAATGGTAAGCCAATGTGCAGACAAGGAGACAAATTTAGTGAAGGAAGAGCATTAACTGAAGGATCAAAAACAGTGTTTGCAAATGGGTTTGGAGCGGGAAGAGTAGGAGATATAGTTTCATGTGGGTTTAAAGTAATAAAAGGCAGTGAAAACGTGTTTGCAGGCTAA
- a CDS encoding phage baseplate assembly protein V, producing the protein MLENNFAIAELQRKLANIVRIGVVKEIDCEKAKVRVKIGEFLTDYLPWITSKAGKDRNWSPPDIDEQVMVFSPLGELSLGVVLGGIYQEKYSAPEDKKEINSVKFQDGTRLLYDKEKHHLEIEVVDKITLKAGESSIEMTKSEIKLKADRINLN; encoded by the coding sequence ATGTTAGAGAATAATTTTGCGATTGCAGAATTACAGAGGAAATTAGCCAATATTGTCCGTATAGGAGTTGTAAAAGAAATAGATTGTGAAAAAGCAAAAGTAAGAGTGAAAATAGGAGAATTTTTAACAGATTATTTACCATGGATAACAAGCAAAGCAGGAAAAGATAGAAATTGGTCTCCACCAGATATCGATGAACAAGTAATGGTATTTTCTCCTCTTGGTGAACTATCATTAGGAGTGGTATTAGGAGGAATATATCAGGAAAAATACTCTGCACCAGAGGATAAAAAAGAAATAAATAGTGTGAAGTTTCAGGATGGAACAAGATTGTTATATGATAAAGAGAAGCATCATTTAGAGATTGAAGTAGTAGACAAAATAACACTGAAAGCTGGGGAATCGAGCATAGAGATGACGAAGAGCGAAATAAAACTGAAAGCAGATAGAATAAACCTTAATTAA
- a CDS encoding phage tail protein, which yields MRINTGSIIQSIDAERKKVEKATVSALNKTAIWLKSKAAKEISEEKKVKLSLIRKRLRIFKAKTSRLEVLIRANLYDIKASAIGKIQKTRRGSKVGKHEFIGGFAAVMPKGNSGMFKREGRAALPIKEVKLPLEPEASRIIGNLVNYEVEKVFTKFFERELSYITGSV from the coding sequence ATGCGTATTAACACCGGTAGTATTATACAAAGTATAGATGCTGAAAGGAAAAAAGTGGAAAAAGCGACAGTGAGTGCATTAAACAAAACAGCAATATGGCTAAAATCAAAAGCAGCTAAGGAAATCAGTGAGGAAAAGAAGGTAAAATTAAGTTTGATAAGAAAGAGATTAAGAATTTTTAAGGCGAAAACTAGCAGATTAGAAGTGTTAATTAGAGCAAATCTCTATGACATTAAAGCATCGGCAATTGGCAAAATACAAAAAACAAGAAGAGGATCGAAAGTAGGAAAGCATGAGTTTATAGGAGGATTTGCAGCAGTTATGCCAAAAGGAAATAGCGGTATGTTTAAACGTGAAGGAAGGGCAGCATTGCCAATAAAGGAAGTTAAGTTGCCACTAGAACCTGAGGCTTCAAGGATAATAGGGAATCTTGTTAATTATGAGGTTGAGAAAGTATTTACAAAATTTTTTGAACGTGAATTAAGTTATATTACAGGAAGTGTATGA
- a CDS encoding IS110 family transposase gives MINNFLGIDISKDRFDVSLSFISNKGKRETRKRSFKNNDHGFQGLLSFLQKHNVEQVKACMEATGCYSEALAEFLHNTGHFVSVVNPACIRFYAKSKLIRQKNDQTDAEIIADYCQRQEPIRWAPPSPELKKLKHLYRCSAALKDELTLVNNHLEKKERLPKEVANAWEDLAMNIKQKIERIKNSLRELLNKHKELLENFQLLLTIPGIGEESAVAILAEVPNIKAFKDARQLAAYAGAIPRNITSGTSVHAKPRLSKSGSRTLCKAMYFPAIVAKNHNPTIMTFCKRLKEKGKHNMAIVGAAMRKLLHIVFGVLRSKKAFDPDHIKNYRARSLAESLVL, from the coding sequence ATGATCAACAACTTTTTGGGTATAGACATATCAAAAGATCGCTTTGATGTTTCTCTTTCATTCATAAGCAACAAAGGAAAACGTGAAACCAGGAAAAGGAGTTTCAAGAATAATGATCATGGGTTTCAAGGTTTACTGAGCTTTCTACAAAAGCATAATGTAGAACAAGTAAAAGCCTGCATGGAAGCTACTGGTTGTTATAGTGAAGCCTTAGCTGAATTTCTACACAATACTGGACATTTTGTGAGTGTTGTTAATCCAGCTTGTATAAGATTTTATGCAAAAAGTAAGCTTATACGACAAAAGAATGATCAGACTGATGCAGAGATAATTGCCGATTATTGCCAAAGACAGGAACCTATTCGTTGGGCACCACCTTCTCCTGAGTTAAAGAAATTAAAGCATCTTTATCGTTGCTCGGCTGCGTTAAAAGATGAATTGACATTAGTAAATAACCACTTAGAAAAAAAAGAGAGACTGCCTAAAGAAGTTGCAAATGCTTGGGAAGACCTTGCAATGAACATAAAACAAAAAATAGAAAGAATAAAAAACTCCTTACGTGAACTATTAAATAAACACAAAGAATTGTTGGAAAATTTTCAACTTCTATTGACCATTCCAGGAATAGGAGAAGAATCAGCAGTAGCTATTTTGGCTGAAGTTCCTAACATAAAAGCTTTCAAGGATGCCAGGCAATTGGCAGCATATGCTGGAGCTATACCACGAAATATAACGTCAGGTACGTCTGTACATGCCAAGCCCAGATTAAGTAAATCCGGTTCACGAACATTATGTAAGGCAATGTACTTTCCTGCCATAGTAGCTAAGAATCATAATCCTACTATTATGACTTTTTGCAAAAGGTTAAAAGAGAAAGGCAAGCATAACATGGCCATTGTGGGAGCTGCAATGCGTAAGTTACTCCATATTGTTTTTGGTGTTTTAAGGTCAAAGAAGGCTTTTGATCCAGATCATATCAAAAACTACAGAGCTAGGAGTTTGGCTGAAAGTTTAGTGCTTTAA
- a CDS encoding major capsid protein has product MQNPFTNTAFSMTALTNAINILPINYGRVENLNLFPSRSVRFRHITIEEQNGVLSLLPTQLPGAPATVGKRGKRKIRTFTIPHIPHDDVVLPEEVQGIRAFGSESELKALADVITDHLQLMRNKHAITLEHLRMGALKGIILDADGSELLNLYNEFEITPKVVNFALGTATTDVKRKCLEVLRHVEDNLSGEYMTGIHALVSPEFFDALISHSKVKEAYERWQEGAALRNDMRSGFTFCGITFEEYRGQATDPEGTVRRFIERESGNCFPLGTASTFTTYFAPADFNETVNTLGQPLYAKQEPRRFDRGTDLHTQSNPLPMCHRPAVLAKIVTT; this is encoded by the coding sequence ATGCAAAATCCATTTACAAATACAGCATTTAGCATGACGGCACTAACAAATGCGATAAATATATTGCCGATAAATTATGGACGAGTTGAAAATTTAAATTTGTTTCCAAGTAGGTCAGTAAGATTTAGACATATTACTATAGAGGAGCAAAATGGAGTATTAAGTTTACTACCAACGCAGTTACCAGGAGCACCAGCAACAGTAGGAAAACGTGGAAAACGAAAAATAAGAACTTTTACCATTCCACATATACCACATGATGACGTAGTGTTGCCTGAGGAAGTACAGGGAATAAGGGCATTTGGGTCAGAAAGTGAACTGAAAGCATTGGCAGATGTAATAACTGATCATTTGCAGCTAATGAGAAATAAACACGCAATAACGTTAGAACATTTGAGAATGGGAGCGCTGAAGGGAATCATTCTTGATGCTGATGGGTCGGAGTTATTAAACCTTTACAACGAATTTGAAATTACACCAAAAGTAGTAAATTTTGCATTGGGGACTGCGACAACCGATGTAAAGCGTAAGTGTCTGGAAGTATTGCGCCATGTTGAGGACAATTTAAGTGGTGAATATATGACGGGGATTCATGCACTGGTAAGTCCAGAGTTTTTTGATGCACTAATTTCGCATAGTAAAGTGAAAGAGGCATATGAAAGATGGCAAGAAGGAGCAGCGCTGAGGAATGACATGAGATCAGGATTTACGTTCTGTGGAATAACATTTGAAGAGTATAGAGGGCAAGCAACCGACCCTGAAGGAACCGTAAGAAGATTTATAGAAAGAGAAAGTGGAAACTGTTTTCCACTAGGAACAGCGAGCACATTTACAACGTATTTTGCACCAGCAGACTTTAATGAGACAGTAAATACTCTTGGACAGCCACTTTACGCGAAACAAGAGCCAAGAAGATTTGATAGAGGGACCGATTTACATACGCAGTCAAATCCTCTGCCAATGTGCCATCGTCCGGCCGTTTTAGCGAAAATAGTAACAACATAG
- a CDS encoding head decoration protein, giving the protein MISITEGNNLGDLLKYEVSNLYSRDQITVAKGQNLKLGKVVGYDTKDGFIKALNPTATDGTQTAIGVIASDVNAKENSKGVIIARGAILADHAVVWPANIIEEQKTAAIKHLEGRGIIIRKGA; this is encoded by the coding sequence ATGATAAGTATAACTGAAGGAAATAATTTAGGCGATCTTCTGAAATATGAAGTGTCCAACCTATATTCAAGAGATCAAATAACAGTAGCCAAGGGACAAAATCTAAAGCTGGGAAAAGTAGTTGGTTATGATACTAAAGATGGTTTTATTAAAGCTTTAAATCCAACTGCCACAGATGGGACACAAACGGCTATAGGAGTGATAGCAAGCGATGTAAACGCAAAGGAAAATAGTAAAGGAGTAATTATTGCTCGTGGTGCAATACTAGCAGATCATGCAGTTGTATGGCCAGCAAATATCATTGAAGAGCAGAAAACTGCAGCAATAAAGCACCTTGAAGGACGAGGGATCATTATCCGCAAGGGAGCTTAA
- a CDS encoding S49 family peptidase, with protein sequence MKNQAIWLNRCVMVEPRSFELLSLQTGKQPIFKNIKHAVRNSERGIIPIHGILTKKSEVFDDVLGMTSYEKISEEIEEALIDKEVETIILDIDSPGGEVNGLFDLSDFIYQARRKKRIVAIANDDAYSAAYAIASSAEKVLVTRTSGVGSIGVIASHIDQSGFDEKQGIKYTTVFAGSRKNDLNPHEPITSESLESLKSEVNRLYGMLVELIARNRNLSVEAIKSTEAGLYFGEKAVEIGLADGITILSEFKSINKKGDITMNEKTTNDLETDNLTKYRTEVLELIRLCNLSRMPEKIGEFIEQSVSVEQAREVLMELLAERTKKTEILSAIPQNSGEELMMQVAKSRAQSNI encoded by the coding sequence ATGAAAAACCAAGCGATATGGCTAAACAGATGTGTAATGGTAGAACCAAGGAGTTTTGAATTACTGTCACTACAAACAGGAAAGCAGCCTATCTTTAAAAATATAAAACATGCGGTAAGAAATAGTGAAAGAGGAATAATACCAATACATGGAATCTTGACGAAAAAGTCAGAAGTTTTTGATGATGTATTGGGGATGACATCGTATGAGAAGATAAGTGAAGAGATAGAAGAAGCTTTAATAGATAAAGAAGTAGAAACAATAATTTTGGACATAGACAGCCCCGGAGGAGAAGTAAACGGTTTATTCGACCTTTCCGACTTTATTTACCAAGCAAGGAGAAAAAAGAGGATTGTGGCAATAGCAAATGATGATGCGTATTCTGCGGCGTATGCAATTGCATCAAGTGCTGAAAAAGTATTGGTAACTAGAACTTCAGGAGTTGGAAGCATAGGAGTAATAGCAAGTCATATAGATCAAAGTGGGTTTGATGAAAAACAGGGAATAAAATATACGACAGTATTTGCAGGAAGTAGAAAAAATGATTTAAATCCACATGAGCCAATAACTTCTGAGAGTTTAGAAAGCCTAAAAAGCGAAGTGAATCGTTTATATGGAATGCTGGTTGAGCTAATAGCACGCAATAGAAACCTTTCTGTAGAGGCAATAAAATCAACAGAAGCAGGGCTATATTTTGGCGAGAAAGCAGTAGAAATAGGTCTTGCAGATGGAATTACAATTCTTTCAGAGTTTAAATCTATTAATAAAAAAGGGGATATTACTATGAATGAAAAAACTACAAATGACCTAGAAACTGACAATTTAACTAAGTATCGTACTGAAGTTCTTGAATTAATACGTTTATGTAACTTATCACGAATGCCAGAAAAGATAGGAGAATTTATTGAGCAAAGCGTAAGTGTTGAGCAAGCCAGGGAAGTTTTAATGGAGTTACTTGCAGAGCGAACGAAGAAGACAGAAATACTAAGTGCAATACCACAGAATTCAGGAGAAGAGTTGATGATGCAGGTAGCGAAAAGTCGTGCGCAATCAAACATTTAA
- a CDS encoding phage portal protein, which produces MLLKSFKQLFNKPKIKSSAWDAAGSGRRFFHFQPELGSINNLLSQNLETLRSRSRDMVRKNPYAANIIDTIVSNSIGTGIKPQSKARDGEFRKRVQELWLRWTDEADSNGVSDFYGLQALVCRSMIEGGECFVRLRTRKLEDRFSVPLQLQVLESEHLDNKTNQTLGNGNVIRNGIEFNKLGQREAYYLFKEHPGEGSFGESVRVPANDVLHIYRPLRPGQIRGEPWLSSILLKLYELDQYDDAELVRKKTAAMFAGFITRLDPEANILGEGESNEQGVALSGLEPGTMQLLDPGEDIKFSEPSDVGGSYEAFMRQQLRAIAIGTGITYEQLTGDLTGVNYSSIRAGLIEFRRRCAMLQHNIMVFQFCRPVWSRWLELAVLCGELSIDKKVAKAAKEEVKWIPQGFDWVDPLKDQQAQQMAVRNGFKSRSEVVSELGYDVEEIDQEIAEDQRRASSLGLSFDSDVTTNQEII; this is translated from the coding sequence ATGTTATTAAAATCATTCAAACAACTATTTAACAAACCAAAGATAAAAAGCTCAGCCTGGGATGCTGCAGGCTCAGGAAGAAGATTTTTTCACTTTCAACCAGAGTTAGGAAGTATAAACAATTTGCTGTCTCAAAACCTTGAAACTTTACGTAGTAGATCACGTGATATGGTGAGAAAAAATCCATATGCAGCAAATATTATTGATACAATAGTAAGTAACTCTATTGGAACAGGAATAAAACCGCAATCAAAAGCAAGGGATGGGGAATTTCGAAAGAGGGTGCAAGAATTATGGCTAAGATGGACAGATGAAGCAGACAGTAACGGAGTAAGTGATTTTTATGGATTACAAGCTCTAGTATGCAGAAGTATGATAGAGGGAGGAGAATGTTTTGTACGTTTAAGAACGAGAAAGCTGGAAGATAGATTTTCTGTGCCATTACAACTGCAAGTACTTGAGTCTGAACATTTAGATAATAAAACAAATCAAACTTTAGGAAATGGTAATGTAATAAGAAACGGGATTGAGTTTAACAAGCTTGGGCAAAGAGAAGCATATTACCTATTTAAAGAACACCCTGGTGAAGGCTCATTTGGTGAATCAGTGAGAGTGCCAGCAAATGATGTTTTACATATTTATAGACCATTAAGACCTGGGCAAATTAGAGGAGAGCCATGGCTTTCGAGTATACTGCTAAAGCTCTATGAACTTGATCAATATGATGATGCAGAATTAGTGAGAAAAAAGACAGCAGCGATGTTTGCAGGGTTTATTACAAGGCTCGATCCTGAAGCAAATATTTTAGGAGAAGGTGAAAGTAATGAGCAAGGAGTAGCACTATCAGGTTTAGAGCCAGGAACAATGCAGCTTTTAGACCCAGGAGAAGACATAAAATTTTCAGAGCCATCTGATGTAGGAGGAAGTTATGAAGCATTCATGAGACAGCAGCTGAGGGCAATAGCAATAGGCACAGGGATAACATATGAGCAACTAACAGGAGATTTAACGGGCGTTAATTATTCATCCATTCGAGCAGGATTAATAGAGTTTCGTCGTAGATGTGCTATGCTGCAACACAACATTATGGTATTTCAATTTTGCAGACCAGTATGGAGTAGATGGCTAGAATTAGCAGTACTCTGTGGAGAACTGAGTATAGATAAAAAAGTAGCAAAAGCAGCGAAAGAAGAAGTAAAATGGATACCACAGGGATTTGATTGGGTGGATCCTTTAAAAGACCAGCAAGCACAACAAATGGCAGTAAGAAATGGATTTAAGAGTCGATCAGAAGTGGTTTCAGAGCTAGGTTATGATGTAGAAGAAATAGACCAAGAAATTGCAGAAGATCAAAGACGTGCTAGTTCCTTGGGTTTAAGTTTTGATTCCGACGTTACTACTAATCAAGAGATAATATGA
- a CDS encoding type II toxin-antitoxin system RelE family toxin, which translates to MGIIYQIGYLEGVDTEDLPSLPKTIRLRVQKAIEKRLTIIPDKVGEALSHKWVGYFRLRVGDYRVIYLIDNSEHMVKIAAIGHRKEIYKRSPE; encoded by the coding sequence GTGGGAATAATTTACCAAATTGGTTATTTAGAAGGTGTAGATACCGAAGATCTTCCTTCTCTTCCGAAAACAATACGGTTAAGGGTGCAAAAAGCTATAGAAAAACGTCTCACAATTATTCCTGATAAAGTAGGTGAGGCTTTATCGCATAAATGGGTAGGCTACTTTAGGTTGCGTGTTGGCGATTATCGAGTCATATACTTAATAGATAACTCAGAGCACATGGTCAAAATTGCAGCAATAGGACATCGAAAAGAAATTTATAAACGTAGTCCAGAGTAA
- a CDS encoding gpW family head-tail joining protein, giving the protein MYNEDYLIQVEEAIKKLQNGERVVSIAYGDHVVRYAEVDINDLLSLRQRIKAELKIAGMKPKRKIVFSTNKGVDKIM; this is encoded by the coding sequence ATGTATAACGAAGATTATCTAATTCAAGTCGAAGAAGCGATAAAGAAACTACAAAACGGAGAGCGAGTAGTATCAATTGCATATGGTGACCATGTTGTAAGATATGCTGAAGTAGATATAAATGATTTACTAAGCTTAAGACAACGTATTAAGGCTGAATTGAAAATTGCAGGTATGAAGCCAAAGAGAAAAATTGTTTTTTCAACAAATAAAGGGGTTGACAAAATTATGTAA
- a CDS encoding phage terminase large subunit family protein, with translation MIYATSFSEGLKPDPLLKVSEWANEYRVLAPTAASEPGKWRTERTPYLKEIMDSLSPSSPAEKVVFMKGAQIGGTEAGNNWIGYIIDQTPGPMLVVQPTVEMGKRWSKGRFAPLIESTPCLKSKVKDPRSRDSGNTVQSKEFPGGIVVITGANSSVALRSMPVKYLFLDEIDAYPGDSGGEGDPVLLSIARTNTFARRKIFLVSTPTIHGISRIEKEFEATDKQYFFVPCPYCNYYQVLKWSQIKWENNDSRTAHYVCTECSGKIENHQKTEMLERGEWRPTNRVKGEKKGFHLSSLYSPVGWYSWTQAVEDFLHAKESEQLLKVWINTTLGETWVDKGEVPDWKQLFNRREFFPVGTVPRREVVLTAGVDVQKDRLEVEVVAWGKSRESWSIEYRVFEGDTGRGEVWGKLSELLNHHFIGENGLEYMISMMAVDAGYATQEVYNWVRGHQGSGRVMAVKGVNKALVPLSSPSRVDITVGGQKLKRGIKLWPVGVSILKSELFQLLNVLKDGEEAPAGYCHFPEYAPEYFKQLTAEQLVSKVVKGYTKQEWQKVRERNEVLDCRIYARAASIALGIDRWPESKWNSLSEKPESKKSKKIVKSKWISE, from the coding sequence ATGATATATGCTACATCTTTTTCTGAAGGTTTAAAGCCAGATCCACTACTTAAAGTGTCAGAGTGGGCGAATGAGTATCGAGTTTTAGCGCCAACTGCAGCATCAGAGCCAGGTAAATGGAGAACAGAAAGAACTCCTTATTTAAAAGAAATCATGGATTCACTTTCTCCGTCCTCACCAGCAGAAAAAGTAGTATTCATGAAAGGAGCGCAGATTGGAGGAACAGAAGCTGGTAACAATTGGATAGGCTATATTATAGATCAGACTCCTGGTCCAATGTTAGTTGTGCAGCCAACAGTTGAAATGGGAAAGCGTTGGTCAAAAGGAAGATTTGCGCCGTTAATAGAGAGTACGCCATGTTTAAAGAGTAAAGTAAAAGACCCAAGGTCAAGAGACTCAGGCAATACTGTACAAAGTAAGGAATTTCCAGGTGGAATAGTAGTAATAACCGGAGCAAATAGCAGTGTAGCACTGAGATCTATGCCAGTAAAATATCTCTTTCTTGATGAAATAGACGCCTATCCAGGAGATTCAGGTGGTGAAGGAGATCCAGTGCTGCTCAGTATTGCTCGAACTAATACATTTGCACGGCGAAAGATTTTTTTAGTATCAACACCAACGATTCATGGAATAAGCAGAATTGAGAAAGAATTTGAAGCAACAGATAAGCAGTACTTTTTTGTACCATGTCCGTATTGTAATTACTATCAAGTTCTAAAATGGTCACAAATTAAATGGGAAAACAACGACTCAAGAACAGCACATTATGTCTGCACTGAATGTAGCGGCAAAATAGAAAATCATCAAAAGACAGAGATGCTTGAGCGTGGAGAATGGAGACCTACTAATAGAGTAAAAGGTGAGAAAAAAGGATTTCATCTTTCAAGTCTTTATAGTCCAGTAGGCTGGTATAGCTGGACTCAAGCAGTAGAAGATTTTCTTCATGCAAAAGAAAGTGAACAATTACTAAAAGTATGGATAAATACTACGCTTGGAGAAACCTGGGTAGACAAAGGAGAAGTACCAGATTGGAAGCAATTATTTAACAGGAGAGAATTTTTTCCCGTAGGCACAGTACCTAGGAGAGAAGTGGTGCTTACTGCAGGAGTAGATGTCCAAAAAGATCGTTTAGAAGTAGAAGTTGTAGCATGGGGAAAAAGCCGCGAAAGTTGGTCAATAGAATACCGAGTATTTGAAGGTGATACTGGAAGAGGAGAAGTATGGGGAAAACTCTCTGAGCTCTTAAATCATCATTTTATCGGTGAAAATGGTCTTGAATACATGATAAGTATGATGGCGGTTGATGCTGGGTATGCGACACAAGAAGTATACAATTGGGTAAGAGGTCATCAAGGCTCTGGAAGAGTAATGGCAGTGAAAGGTGTAAATAAAGCTCTAGTACCACTTAGCAGCCCAAGTAGAGTAGATATAACAGTTGGTGGTCAAAAGCTAAAAAGAGGAATAAAGCTCTGGCCAGTAGGAGTATCGATATTAAAGTCAGAGCTTTTTCAATTACTTAATGTTTTAAAGGACGGTGAAGAAGCTCCAGCAGGATACTGTCATTTTCCCGAGTATGCACCTGAATATTTTAAGCAGCTAACGGCAGAGCAATTAGTCAGCAAAGTAGTAAAAGGTTATACCAAACAAGAGTGGCAAAAGGTAAGAGAAAGAAATGAAGTATTAGACTGTAGGATTTATGCAAGAGCAGCATCGATAGCACTGGGAATAGATAGATGGCCAGAGAGTAAATGGAATAGTTTAAGTGAAAAACCAGAAAGTAAAAAATCAAAGAAAATAGTGAAAAGCAAATGGATCAGCGAGTAG
- a CDS encoding IS5-like element ISWpi1 family transposase (programmed frameshift), giving the protein MRKKYPTDLSEREWARIEKHFRVSYKKGGRLPKYSKKEILEAIFYVLRTGCQWRYLPNDFPLWKTVYEQFRQWKKQGIFEKMNYEITKYSRRKIGRNEQPSACIVDSQSVKTTEKGGSKAMMEGKKVKGRKRHIITDTQGFILGCYVGAANENDRDGIKIALNNMRTKYTKVKKMWADMGYQGRNLKNHIKEEYDIDIEIVKRPPCRFWVHKDTPPELLPTREQGFKVQPRRWVVERTFAWVNRNRRLSKEYDLLTTSTENFIYLAMSRVMLKREYA; this is encoded by the exons ATGAGAAAAAAGTATCCAACAGATCTAAGCGAAAGGGAATGGGCAAGAATAGAAAAACACTTCAGAGTATCATACAAGAAAGGAGGAAGGCTGCCAAAGTATAGCAAAAAAGAAATATTAGAAGCAATTTTCTATGTATTGCGTACAGGGTGTCAATGGCGGTATTTACCAAATGATTTTCCGCTATGGAAGACTGTGTATGAGCAGTTCAGGCAATGGAAGAAGCAGGGAATTTTTGAGAAAATGAATTATGAAATTACAAAATATAGTAGAAGAAAAATAGGAAGGAATGAGCAGCCGAGTGCCTGTATAGTAGATAGTCAATCTGTAAAGACTACAGAAAAGGGGGGATCAAAGGCTATGATGGAAG GTAAAAAAGTAAAGGGTAGAAAAAGGCATATAATTACAGACACTCAGGGTTTTATACTAGGTTGTTACGTAGGCGCTGCTAACGAAAATGATAGAGATGGTATTAAAATAGCATTAAACAATATGAGAACAAAATATACTAAAGTTAAAAAAATGTGGGCTGACATGGGATACCAAGGAAGAAATTTAAAGAATCACATAAAGGAAGAATATGACATAGATATTGAAATTGTTAAAAGGCCTCCATGTAGATTTTGGGTGCACAAAGATACGCCACCTGAGCTACTACCAACAAGAGAACAAGGGTTTAAAGTACAGCCAAGAAGATGGGTTGTAGAAAGGACTTTTGCTTGGGTTAATAGGAATAGAAGGCTATCGAAGGAGTATGATTTACTCACAACATCCACTGAGAATTTCATATACCTAGCTATGAGTAGGGTTATGTTAAAGAGGGAATATGCTTGA